The Quercus robur chromosome 7, dhQueRobu3.1, whole genome shotgun sequence genome has a segment encoding these proteins:
- the LOC126691570 gene encoding uncharacterized protein LOC126691570: MASIAPLQAIFTHRPSPSAFAASPLHAPSSVAGSTVIPWKNKNEIIKKRRSSTVVAAVGDVSANGTTYLIAGAAAVALLGTAFPLLFSRKDLCPECDGAGFVRKSGVTLRANAARKDQAQIVCARCNGLGKLNQVDK; the protein is encoded by the exons ATGGCATCAATTGCTCCTCTTCAAGCCATCTTTACACACAGGCCATCACCATCAGCATTTGCAGCTAGTCCCCTTCATGCACCGTCATCAGTAGCTGGTTCAACAGTCATTCCATGGAAGAACAAGAATGAGATAATTAAAAAGAGAAGATCTTCAACAGTGGTTGCGGCTGTTGGAGATGTATCCGCTAATGGCACCACCTACCTTATTGCCGGCGCTGCTGCTGTGGCCCTCCTTGGAACTGCCTTCCCTCTCCTATTTTCTCGCAAGGACTT GTGTCCAGAATGCGATGGAGCGGGTTTTGTTAGGAAGTCAGGGGTGACCTTGAGGGCAAATGCAGCACGAAAGGACCAAGCTCAAATCGTGTGTGCTCGCTGCAATGGTCTTGGCAAGCTCAACCAAGTTGACAAATAG
- the LOC126691571 gene encoding amino acid transporter AVT1D, translating into MVFESTRRKGMKVDEELGRDLVDEWNSDDEENQAKTIGENEDETESEATGSSPSQSDNAMDIPWPQSYRQSMDMFTSVTPPSISFLRGPSLTGVSSFLSTAYKRPQPQPLERDSSLSKPLISEDPTTPPVKLSASTYSKLSISGLPPPQEQCSFSQSVINGINILCGIGLLTTPYAIKEGGWLSLIFLVIFAVFCCYTGVLLKECLESSPGLKTYPDIGQAAFGLAGRLGIAIFLYVELYASCVEYIIMMSDNLASLFPDTYISLAGIHLESHQVFAITSTLIVLPTVWLKNLSLLSYLSGGGVVASILVALCLLWVGVVDQVGFHPSGTALDLTNLSVTIGIFGFSYAGHSVFPNIYSSMKEPSRFPSVLIVSFIFCFIMCTGVAICGFLMFGDSIESQFTLNMPSEYLASKIAVWTMVVNPLTKYALTLTPITMSIEELLPQAQLRSYSVVLLIRTILVFSTLAVALTVPFFAIVMALIGSLLAMLIALIFPCACYLKLLRGKLTKLKIASCILVISVGLVCACVGTYSSITRLAGKIA; encoded by the exons ATGGTGTTTGAATCCACGAGGAGAAAAGGGATGAAAGTGGACGAAGAATTGGGTCGGGACCTCGTGGACGAGTGGAACTCCGATGATGAAGAAAACCAGGCCAAAACAATAGGTGAGAATGAGGACGAGACTGAATCTGAGGCCACAGGTTCCTCACCAAGTCAATCTGATAACGCCATGGACATCCCATGGCCTCAAAGCTACAG GCAGTCTATGGACATGTTTACAAGTGTTACCCCACCCTCCATTAGTTTTCTAAGGGGGCCTAGCTTGACAGGAGTAAGTAGCTTTCTTTCCACAGCATACAAGAGGCCACAGCCACAACCATTGGAGCGTGATTCTTCGCTGAGTAAACCTCTCATTTCTGAAGATCCTACCACACCACCTGTGAAGTTATCTGCATCTACTTACTCCAAACTTTCTATCAGTGGATTGCCACCACCGCAGGAGCAGTGTTCATTTTCTCAATCAGTCATTAATG GAATCAATATTCTATGCGGCATAGGACTCCTTACAACTCCATATGCAATCAAAGAAGGAGGGTGGTTGAGCCTTATCTTTCTCGTGATATTCGCTGTCTTTTGTTGCTATACTGGAGTTTTATTGAAGGAATGTTTAGAAAGCTCTCCTGGACTCAAAACCTACCCAGATATAGGGCAGGCTGCTTTTGGGTTAGCTGGTCGATTAGGGATAGCT ATATTTTTGTATGTAGAACTATAT GCTTCTTGTGTGGAATACATTATTATGATGAGCGATAACTTGGCATCATTGTTCCCAGATACCTATATCAGTCTTGCTGGAATCCATCTTGAATCTCATCAAGTTTTTGCAATCACATCTACTCTTATTGTTCTTCCAACTGTTTGGCTTAAAAATCTGAGCTTGCTCTCATACCTTTCAG GAGGAGGAGTAGTTGCATCAATCCTGGTGGCACTTTGTTTATTATGGGTTGGAGTGGTGGACCAAGTTGGATTTCACCCAAGTGGAACAGCTTTAGACCTCACAAACCTATCTGTTACAATTGGTATCTTTGGATTCAGCTATGCTGGCCATTCGGTTTTTCCAAATATCTATTCTTCAATGAAAGAACCGTCACGATTTCCATCAGTTTTAATAGTCAG CTTTATTTTTTGCTTCATTATGTGCACTGGGGTAGCAATATGTGGCTTTCTAATGTTTGGTGACTCAATCGAATCTCAGTTCACTTTAAACATGCCCAGCGAATATCTTGCTTCTAAAATTGCAGTCTGGACCATG GTTGTGAACCCACTGACAAAGTATGCCTTGACACTGACACCCATCACAATGAGTATAGAGGAACTCTTGCCTCAAGCCCAGCTTAGATCTTACAGTGTAGTGCTTCTCATCAGaacaattttagtattttcaactTTGGCAGTGGCATTGACTGTTCCCTTTTTCG CTATCGTGATGGCATTAATAGGATCTTTACTTGCAATGTTAATT GCTCTTATCTTTCCATGCGCTTGTTATCTTAAATTACTCAGAGGTAAATTGACGAAGTTGAAG ATTGCAAGTTGCATATTGGTTATAAGTGTGGGTTTGGTCTGTGCTTGCGTTGGCACATATTCATCAATTACAAGACTAGCTGGCAAAATAGCTTGA